In one Nicotiana sylvestris chromosome 8, ASM39365v2, whole genome shotgun sequence genomic region, the following are encoded:
- the LOC138875207 gene encoding uncharacterized protein, giving the protein MDPLKYIFQKPMTTRKLAKRQIFLSEFDIVYVTQKADKEQSLADHLAKNPVGGEYEPLKMYFPNEELSFVREDISEVYDRWRMFFYGATNIKGVGIGAVLASKTGQYYPVSAKLRFTCTNYMAEYEACVLGLNMAIDMYIQELLVIGDLDFLVHQVHGEWATKNS; this is encoded by the coding sequence atggaccccctgaagtatatatttcagaaacctatgaCAACTAGGAAGTTAGCCAAACGACAGATATttctaagtgagttcgatatcgtctatgtaactcaaaaggcagacAAAGAACAatcattggcagaccatcttgctaaaaatccagtgggaggagaatacgaacccttaaaaatgtattttccaaATGAAGAACTGTCATTCGTAAGAGAAGACATTAGTGAAGTATACGACAGATGGAGGATGTTTTTTTATGGAGCTACAAATATCAAAGGAGTGGGAATTGGAGCGGTTTTGGCATCAAAAACAGGTCAatattatccggtatctgctaaactcagatttacATGCACCAActacatggcagagtatgaagcctgcgtactagggctcaacatggcaatcgacatgtaTATTCAGGAGCTACTGGTAATTGGTGATTTAGATTTTCTCGTGCACCAAGTACatggagagtgggccaccaagaattcctag
- the LOC138875208 gene encoding uncharacterized protein, translating to MIKVSPNELNATSSLWPFATWGIDVIGPIEQTASNGHRFILVAIDHFTKWAEDASYKVVTKKVITYFVKDRIVCQFRVPESIVIDNAVNINSDLMKAICETFKIKHKNSTTYRPQIN from the coding sequence atgataaaagtgtcgccgaatgagctcaatgcaacaagctcgcttTGGCCATTTGCCACCTGGGGAATTGATGTCATCGGTCCTATTGAGCAAactgcttcaaatgggcacaggttcattctagtagccattgaccaCTTCACAAAATGGGCAGAGGATGCATCCTACAAAGTtgtgaccaagaaagtcatcacatactttgtcaaggatcgtattgtttgccaatTCAGAGTTCCCGAGTCTATTGTCATTGATAATGCTGTCAATATCAATAGTGATCTAATGAAGGCCATTTGtgagactttcaaaatcaagcacaagaattccacaacctatagacctcagattAATTGA